In Candidatus Coatesbacteria bacterium, the genomic stretch ATCGGCCAACTTATAGTGCGCTCTATGGTTACATTTTGGGCAACAACTGGGCCGGTCGGTTGCTCGGTTTTCTGCCTCTTGTTGATCGCCTTTTCGTGGCAGAATATCACAGCCCATCCCGTATGTTAACAGCATGTTACACACATGTATCGGTCCGAACACGGTATACGATCCCAAAATTCCCGGTCTGGCCCATCAGATCCCGGGAGGATATGCCGAGGAAACGTTGATCGATTCGAAGGCTGTTCTGAAACGGATCGAGAAATACTGAACGAGTTCTGGGACCAGTAAAACAGACTAGATCAGCCTCGACCATTTCAAGTGGTTGATCAGGGGCCTGCTCAATCTTGGCAAGGCTCAAACCCTCAGCGAAGCCGGGTGGCGCAGGTGAGGATGTCACACTTCTGGATAGGTTTGCAGGACTTGGTTATCAAAGCCATGCTTTCAATCCTCGCGTAGGGTGAACCCTGGGGCGGTCCGTCGCGGATTGGTGTTGGCTTAGAGCTACGATAGTGACGCCCAAACGGCGGGAGGAATGCCCAAGCTGCGGGGCGGGCGATTGAGGGCGGGCTGGCGTAACCCCAACCGAACCATCCGCCGCCCCTTGACCCCCCAGCTCCCACCGGGTACCATTCCTTCTATGAAACCCAGCCGCTACGTCATCAACCATCCAGCGGGACCCGACTGGGACAACACCGCCGGGCGGGCCTTCACCGAACCCGGCGTGCGGGATTTCCACCGCAGCCTGCCGGGCTACGCCCCCACGCCGCTGGTCGCGGCCCCGGAGCTGGCCGCCGAGCTGGGGCTGGGCGCCGTCTACATCAAGGACGAGGCCCGGCGCTTCGACGTGGCGGCCTTCAAGGTCCTCGGCGCCTCCTGGGCCATCCAGCGCCATCTGGCGCAGCGTCCCGAAACCGAGACTTTCTGCACGGCCACCGACGGCAACCACGGCATGGCCGTGGCCTGGGCGGCGGCACACTTCCAGCGCCGGGCCGTGGTCTACATGCCCCGGGGCACGGCCGACGCCCGCTCCCGGCGCATCGCCCAGCGCGGAGCCGCCGTCCACGTTCTGGACGCCGACTACGACGCCGTCGTCGCCCACGCCGCGAACCGCGCCGAGCACGAGGGTTGGACGCTGATCCAGGACACGGCCCGGCCGGGCTACGAGGAGGTCCCGGCGCGCATCCAGGCCGGCTACCTGACCCTGTTCGAGGAGCTGACGGAGCAGGGGCTGCACGGGTCCGACGACCCCGGCGTCGAGCTGGTCCTGCTGCCCGTCGGCGTGGGCAGCTTCGCCGCCGCCGCCGTCCACTTCTACCACACCCGCTATGGAAAACGACGGCCCCGCCTGCTGGGTGTCGAGCCGCTGAGGGCCGCCTGTCTGCTGGAATCCCTGCGCGTCGGCAGCCCCCGCAGCGTCTCCACGCCGGGAACCCTGATGGCCGGGCTCAACTGCGGTACCCTCTCCAGCATCGCCTGGCCGCCGTTGCGCGACGGCCTCGACGGCACCCTGGCCCTCGACGACGGCTGGATCCCCCGCGCCGTGCGCCGCTGCGCCGCCCTCCGGGAGCCGGTCGTCAGCGGCGAGACCGGGGCGAGCGGCCTGGCCGCGCTGCTGGCGCTCGGTGAGGATTGCGCCCCAGCGCCGCTGCGCCAACACCTCGGCCTCGCTGAAACCAGCCGGGCGCTGCTGATCAACACCGAGGGCGCCACCGACCCGGCAGCCCACCAACGGCTCCTCGCCGGCCTTGGAACCGCCCAAGACGGCTGACGGCGGACGATACGCTGTAAACGAGGCGCCGGCGCGGTTATTGCCCGCGGTCTCCCCGGGCGGGAGACCGCGGGCCGCAATAACCGTGACGGCGCCGGGAAAAGGTATCTTGCTGCAACCCGGCGGGCCGGCGGCCGACTGCCCGGAGTATGCTATCATGGCCCGAATTCAAGCGTGCACGACAATCACTCAACGACGAACTTCACCAGACACATGGCCGACACCACGGATAAGCGACGGGGCTGGCTGAGCTGGCCGGTGGCCTTCTGGGCCCTCTACGACCTGGCCAACACCATCTTCTCGATGGCTGTCATCACCCTGTTTCTACCCCAGTGGATCACCGACGACCTGGGGCTGACCGACCTGACCTACGCCGTGCCCCTGGCGGTCAGCATGCTGCTGGTCGGCCTGACCACGCCCTACCTGGGGGCCCGGGCCGACGAGCGCGGCGATCACCTGCGGCCCCTGCGGGTGTTGACCCTGGTCAGCGTCGGCGCCACGGCGGCGATGGGGCTGACGGCCATGAGCGGCGGGCCGCTGTGGTTGCGGGCCGGCGGCACCCTGTTGCTCTTCGTCGCCGCCAACTACGGCTTCCAGGCCGCCCAGGTCTTTTACAACTCCCTGCTGCCCTCACTGGCTGAGCCGAAGAAGCGGGGCAAGGTCTCCGGCCTCGGGGTCGCCCTGGGCTACTTGGGCTCGATCATCGCCTTCGTGGTCATCTTCCCCGTCACCCAGGGCAGTGTCGTCGCCGGCTATGCGGGCCGGGCGGCCAGCTTCATCCCCACGGCCCTGTTGTTCGGCGTGCTAGCCATCCCCTGCCTGATCGGCGTGCGCGAGAAACGACGGCGCAAACCGCCCCCCGGGGAGGGCGTCTTCCGGCGTTACCTCAAGGTGCTGCGCGAGACAGGGGACTACCCCGGCTTGCGGCGTTACCTGCTGGCGGCCTTTCTGTTCCTCGAGGCCGTCCACACCATCATCAGCTTCATGGCCGTCTACATGCAGAAGGTTCTGGGGATGCCCGACGAGGTCAAGGTGCCCATCTTCCTCGTCGGCACCCTGGCCAGCATCGCCGGAGGTTTCACTTGGGGCTGGCTGTCCGACCGCCTGGGGCCGCGGCGGACCCTGACTATCATCCTGACGGCCTGGCTGGGACCGGTGCTCCTCGGCGTCTTCAGCCACACCCCCTGGGTGTTCTACGTCGTCGCCGGGTTGGTGGGCTTCCTGCTGGCCGGGATCTGGACGACGACGCGGCCGATGCTGTTGACCCTGATCCCGGCGGCGAAGGCCGGCGAGTTCTTCGGCCTGCTGGCCCTGGCCGGTAAGGCCGCCGCCGTGGTCGGCCCCCTGCTCTGGGGCGTGGTGGCCGATGTCTTCCGTGAAATCGAGCCCTGGAACTACCGCTTGGCCCTGCTGACGATGGGCCTGATGCTGGGGGCCGGGCTGTTGCTGTTCCTGGGGGTCAGGCAGCAGCGACCGGAGGCCTAGCGCGAACGGCGGGGATGGTATCCCCGCCCTGTGGGGCGCGACGGGTGAGGGGCGGCGCATTTCTTGCGCAACGCACCCGCCGAGGGTGCGTTGCTATTGCAAGAAATGTGACGGCCCGGCGACCGGCGGTGCGTCAGGCGGTCTTCCACGACAGCAACGGGCCGACCCAGCGGTCGGCCCGTTGAAAGACGCGGCGTCGGTCCGGTCAGCCGTTGCGGATGGCCAGAAAGAAACCGATGCCGAACAGTACCGGAGCGGCGAACCAGGTGATGTAGAGAAGAATGGGTACGTTAACGCCGATGATCTGCAACAGCAGGCTGGCGCCGATGAGCACGGTGCCGATGGCGATGAAGGCGATCGAGCCCTGACCGGACTTGAACCAGGCGATGATGCCCAGCAAACCGGCGAGCAGGATCAGGCCCATCACGACCCACATCATGTTGAAAGTCACGCCTAAGGTAACGGTATCTGCGGGCATTTCTACCTCCGTTTTGAGGATGGTACGCTGGAGAGGATTGATGTTTCCAGGATCGTTTGAAGTATAGCAGGCCCGGGATTATCGCACAAGCGGAGCGTATCGACGGCGGCGGCGCCCTTGACTCCGGCGGCGCCGTGGGCTACCTTCGCCGACGGATGACAGCCAATCCCCGTCAAGCAACCCACCGGAGGAAGCGATGTTGAGTGTTTTCCTGCCCGCCATCCTGACCGGCCTGATCGCCGTCGCCGCCGTTTTCGCCTACACCCGCAACAGGAACCGGGGCTTCCTGTTGCTGATGATCGGCTTCGTGCTGTTGTTCGTCGGCAAGCTGCTGCAGGCCTTCTACACCCGTGAGCTGATGTTCTCCGGCGTCCAGCCGGGGGACGCCGCAGCGATGAAAGCCCTGGGCGAGTCGCTGAGCCTGCTGCACACCATCTCCTACGGCGGCACCTGGCTGGCCTATCTGGCCCTGCTGGTCGGTCTGCTGCTGCTGCGCGGTAACAAGCAGGAAGGCTGAAGCCGACAAGTCATTTGAGCCCGGGCCGGCACGGTTCTTGCGTACCGAGTTCACCCGTGGGGTGAACTCGGGCAACAACCGTGCCGGCCCTTGTGTGTGTTCGCTCGTCGGCGGCGTTTAGGCGAGGTGGTTGAGCGTCGGTTGTGGAGACCCGTCGGTTAGGCTTCCCGGCCGGTCCAGCGGCCGTCGGGGACGGGTTCGGCGCCGGCGGGCAGGCTGTCGCGGTCGTCGAGGTGGTAGACCCAGGCCTCGACTGCGGAGCCGTCGTCCAGTTCTATGAGGACGCGGCTGCGGTTGTAGAGTCCGCCGGGGACGTGGTTTGAGCAGCCTTCGAACCAGTCGAGGAGCTGCAGGTCGCGCCGGGGTTCGGCGAGGCGGAGGAGCTCGCCGCGGATCGGGTTTGCGCCGGCGGTTTCGAGGTCGAGGACGGGGAAGTCGCGGGGCGCGGGGAGATGGTAGAGCAGGCCGTGGGCGAGGCGGGCGGTGCGACGGTGTTGGACCTGGACGACGTCGCTGTTGCGCTCACCGCTTTTGAGCGTGCCGTAGACGAAGACGTCCGCGATCGTCGTCGGTCTGGTTTCGTCTCCGGGGGTCATCGCCCCCCGCCGGCGCAGGCGCAGGCGCAGCCGGCGCAGGCGCAGGCACAGGCGCAGCCGCCCGAGGAGCCGCCGGAGAAGCCGCCGCTCGACGAGGTGCTGACCGGGATCGGGTTGGTGACGTCGGTGACCGAGGAGGTGAAGGAGCCGACGTCGCCCATGATCGAGCCGGCGAATTCCTCGGCGCCGCCGGCGATGTCGTTGGCGAAGTCGGCGCCGGGCAGGTCGGGCAGGCGGCCGGGATCGGCGGGGCCGCCGCCGGTCGGTCCACCGCCGAGGCCGGAGCCGCCGACGCCGCCGTAGCTCGGATTGTAGCGGTACCACCAGTAGGGCGGATGAAGGATGACGATGTCGTCGAAGGTGCGCCGGGTGCGGTCGCCGAAGTCCTCGTCGAGCATCACCCACTGCAGCTCGCGGTCCCAGGTTTCGACCTTGAGGTCGTCGGCGCCGGCCTGTTCCACCTGGCGCCAGGCCTTGGCGATGATGCTGCGGTAGTACTCCCGGGTCTCCTTGCGGCTGAAGCCCTGGAGCTTCTTGTTGACGGTGTTGATCAGCCCGACGAACAGCTTTTTGACCTGATCGCGGTCGAGCCTGCCGGCGTCGTCGACGGCGGCGATGAGCTTCAGCTCATACTTGCGCAGCTTGGGCTTGACGGCGGCGGCGCCGACGGACTCGGCGGCCGGCAGCACCTTGAGCCGCAGCGGATCGCGCTCGACGACCTCGAGGCGGCCCTTTTTGAGCAGGCCGAAGAGGATCATGTTCAGCACCCGGTCCAGGGGCGTCTCGAGCAGCACGGCGGCCTCGACGGCGGTCAGGCCGCGCTTGATGCCCACACCCTCGACGGAGGCCGTCGGCGGCAGGTACGCCAGACGCCGCCGCTTGCGCCGAATGTAGGACAGCACCGTCGACAGGACGAAGAAACCGATCGGTATCCAGCACCAGCCGATGGAGTGGAAGGCCCAGACGATGAAGCCCCAGGCGCCGCGGAAGAACTCCTCGAGGGCGCTGGGCTCGTAGACGGCGTCCTCGGCCAGGTACCCGCGCGGGAAGCTGACGCCGACGGTCTCGCCCTGGTAGCCGGCGTAGGCGTCGGGATCGTGCCAGATGAAGACGATCTGCCGGCTGTCGCCCTCGCCGACGAAGTCGTATCGGTCGTACTCGCGCTGGTGATAGATCGTCTCCTCCTCGGTGACGCCGGGGGGGAAGATGATCTTTTGCGTCAGATCCATGGTGCCCGAGACGAAATCCGAGCTGAACCACGTCGGCGCGAACTCCACCGAGGCGTGGTCCTCCCGTTCATCGTCGGGGTAGATGAAGTGGTAGAGCTTGACCTGGAAGACCAGGGTGGCGAACTGGCCCTCGTCGATCACCGGATCGAGGTGGACCTCGATGCCCGGATCGACGTACTCGCTGTCGTAAATCTTCTCGAGGGGGATCAGGGTCTGCTCGGTTTGGCAGCGGTTGGTGTAGTCCGACATCTCGTCGGGTGACCACTTGCGGGCGAGGGTCTCGCTGACCGGCGGCGTCAGCCAGGCGGCGGCGTAGTCCAGGTCGTAGGTATCCTGGGGCATGCCGATGTCGACGATGTCCACGGGCTGGACCCAACTGTTGCAGAAGAAGCTGATGGCGTAGTAGATGTCGCAGGAGCCGTCATGGTTGACGGCCACGGTGGCCTCCATCCGCGGGACCTCGAAGTCGTACTGGGCCGCGACGGCGCCGCAGAGGAGGATCGTCAGCAGGGCGAGGACCTTGCGCATCGGCGGGCTGCTCCCGATTGTACGTTTCGGCTTTATTGTAGCCCAGGCGGCCGGCGATGGGAAGGGGGCGGCGGGTTTTTACCCAACCGTAGGGGCCGACCTTATAGTCGGCCCGTTTGCTACGCGGACAGGGTCCCCCCCCCACGGCTCGCGGCGGCCCGTCCAGGAGAGCTGAACGCCGCCGCCGCGTCTGCCGCCGAAAAAAACGCCGGAGCCGCTGGGCGGGGGGATGATCCCCCCACGGCTCGCGGCGGCCCGTCCAGGAGAGCTGAACGCCGCCGCCGCGTCTGCCGCCGAAAAAAAGCTGGAGCCGCTGGGCGGGGGGATGAGCCCCCCACGGTTCGCGGCGGCTCGTCCAGGAGAGCTGAACGCCGCCGCCGCGTCTGCCGCCGAAAAAACGCTGGAGCCGGTGGGCGGACTCGAACCGCCGACTTGCTCATTACGAGTGAGCTACTCTGCCAACTGAGTTACACCGGCCGACCGGCGGCCAATATAGCACCGACCGGACCCGAGGGTCAAGAGCCGCGCTTGCCGAAGGCCGTCGACGACGGCTATACTCGCCCCGGGAAACCCTAACCAAGCACAACCCAATGCACAGCGAAAGCGAGGTGCCCAGGTGAAAAGGATCTGCCTGCTGCTAGTGCTGCTGCCGACGCTGATCACCGCCGCCCGGTGGCTGGAGGACTTCGACGCCCTCTACCAGGCCCTGACCAGCGGCGGCGCGGTCCGCGTCGTCGTCGATTACGCCGACTGCGAGATGCTCATCGACAACGAGCCCGTCGGCACCGGACCCGTCGCCGTCGGCGGGATGCCCGTCGGGGCCTTCGAGTACTTCGGCCGCGAGGTGGTGGGCAACGATCGGGCCTACATCAGCTTCGGCCACAGCCAGCTCATCGCCCATCGCGATTACGTCCTCAACTACGTCCGTTTCCGCGTCTACGAGGACGGCGAGGTCGAGATCACTGCCCGTTACCTGGACCCGCGGACCCACGAAGAGCTGATGGACGAGGCCTTCTTCACCACCGTCGACGGCGCGGCGGCCTTCTACGTAAGCGATTAACCCTCGGCCCCCGGCCGGGTCAGCCCGGCGTGGTGCATCAAAAAGGCCTGGGGATCGGCGAGCTGGGCGATCTGCACGGAGAGCGTCGTGCCACCGAGGTGTCCCGAGGCCCGCAGGGGCTGCAGCAGGAAGGGACCGCCCTCCGGATCTGCGGCCTGGAGCCGGGCGACCATCTTGCGGGCGTGGAGCGGGGCCACCCGGGCGTCGTTGTCGCCCCCCGTGATCAGCACCGGCGGATAAGCCGCGCCGTCCTCGACGTTGTGGTAGGGCGAATAGACGACCAGGTACTCGAACTGTTCGGGATGCGCCGCGCTGCCGTACTCGGCGGCCCAGATGTTGGCCAGACCGAACAGGTGGTAGCGCAGCATATCCAGCAGCGGCACGCCGCAGAAGACGGCGCCGAACAGCTCCGGCCGCTGGGTCAACGCCGCCCCGACCAGCAAGCCCCCGTTGGAACGCCCGGAGATCGCCAGCCGCTCCGGCCGGGTGTAGTTCTCGTCGACCAACCATTGGGCCGCGGCGAGGAAGTCGTCGAAGACGTTCTGCTTGTTCTCTTTCATCCCGGCCTCGTGCCAGGATCTGCCGTACTCGCCGCCGCCGCGCAGGTTGGCCGATACATAAACCCCGCCGGCCTCCAGCCAGGCCGCCGCGGCGACGTTCCAGCGCGGGTGGCGGCTGAGATTGAAGCCGCCGTAACCCGTCAGCAGCGCCGCCCGCTCCCCGTCCGGCTCCAGCTCCCGGGGCCGGCCCATGAACAGCGGCACCCGGGTGCCGTCGCGGCTGGTGAACCAGTGCTGCTCCAGGACGTAGTCCCCGGACGCGAAGTCGATCTGCGGCTCGTTGTAGAGGGTCGTTTCGTCGGCGCTGAAATCGTAATAGTAGCGCCGCGGCGGGCTGACCAAAGACTCGAAGCCCAGCCGGACCTCGTCACCCGCCCAGCTCCCGCCGACGGTCAGCATCCCCAGGCCCGGCGTCTCGACCTCGCGCAGCTCCTCGCCCCCCGCCGAGAAGACCACCAGCCGGTGGTGGGCGTCGTGCTCGTAGAGGGCGTAGAGCCGGCCGCCGATGCCGTGGACCTCGGCCAGCTTGTCCGCGGGATGTTCGCCGATCACCTCCTCCAGCTCCGTGGGTTCCTCGACGGGCGCCCGCAACAGGCGGTAGCGCTCGGCGTCCTCGTCGGTCAACACGTAGAGGAAACCGTCCCGGACGTGGGCCTCGTAGAGGGCCTCCAACCCGGTGATCACCGGCCGCAGCTCCGTCCTGCCCGCCCGGCCCAGGTAGACCTCGCTGCGCTCGCCCATGTTGCGTCGGTGACCGACGAGCCACTCCCCCGATTCGTCGACCTCGACGAAATGGAAGTATTCCTTGACCTCGTCGTGGGCGAAGACCAGCACGTCCTCGTCGGCCGGGGCGTCCAGCTTGTGCAGGTAGACCCGGTGCCAATAATGCTCCTCGCCCTCCGGAACCTCGCCGGCTGCGGGATTGCAGGAGTAGTAGAACCCCGAGCCGTCGGCCAGCCAACTCACGCCGTAGTGCCGCCTGCCGCGCAGGTCCTGCTCGCGGTCCACCCCCGTTGCGACGTCGATGACGCGCACCGACGGGTTCTCGTCGCCCGCCCGCGCCACGCCGTAGGCCGCCAGCCCGCCGTCGAAGCTCGGCACGTGGTAGTCCAGGGTCGCCTCGTCGTCCCACTCGTTGGGGTTGAGCAGCGTCACGGGCTCGGAGTCCAGGTCCGCCCGGGTCAGCAGGCGGTACTTCTCCTCCCGACCCTCCCTGGCGTAGTAGAAGACCCGCTCACCGCGCTTGACCGGGATGGGAAAGCCGACGTCGTCGTAGCGCAGCAAACCCTCCAGGCGCTCGAGCAGCCACTCCCGCTGGGGCAGGCCGTCGAGGTGCGCCCGGGT encodes the following:
- a CDS encoding diaminopropionate ammonia-lyase, which codes for MPKLRGGRLRAGWRNPNRTIRRPLTPQLPPGTIPSMKPSRYVINHPAGPDWDNTAGRAFTEPGVRDFHRSLPGYAPTPLVAAPELAAELGLGAVYIKDEARRFDVAAFKVLGASWAIQRHLAQRPETETFCTATDGNHGMAVAWAAAHFQRRAVVYMPRGTADARSRRIAQRGAAVHVLDADYDAVVAHAANRAEHEGWTLIQDTARPGYEEVPARIQAGYLTLFEELTEQGLHGSDDPGVELVLLPVGVGSFAAAAVHFYHTRYGKRRPRLLGVEPLRAACLLESLRVGSPRSVSTPGTLMAGLNCGTLSSIAWPPLRDGLDGTLALDDGWIPRAVRRCAALREPVVSGETGASGLAALLALGEDCAPAPLRQHLGLAETSRALLINTEGATDPAAHQRLLAGLGTAQDG
- a CDS encoding MFS transporter, coding for MADTTDKRRGWLSWPVAFWALYDLANTIFSMAVITLFLPQWITDDLGLTDLTYAVPLAVSMLLVGLTTPYLGARADERGDHLRPLRVLTLVSVGATAAMGLTAMSGGPLWLRAGGTLLLFVAANYGFQAAQVFYNSLLPSLAEPKKRGKVSGLGVALGYLGSIIAFVVIFPVTQGSVVAGYAGRAASFIPTALLFGVLAIPCLIGVREKRRRKPPPGEGVFRRYLKVLRETGDYPGLRRYLLAAFLFLEAVHTIISFMAVYMQKVLGMPDEVKVPIFLVGTLASIAGGFTWGWLSDRLGPRRTLTIILTAWLGPVLLGVFSHTPWVFYVVAGLVGFLLAGIWTTTRPMLLTLIPAAKAGEFFGLLALAGKAAAVVGPLLWGVVADVFREIEPWNYRLALLTMGLMLGAGLLLFLGVRQQRPEA
- a CDS encoding prolyl oligopeptidase family serine peptidase, whose amino-acid sequence is MKSDHPSRRLEMNMPLDYPETPKKPVEETLHGETVVDDYRWLEADEDPIVKRWAAAQESLTRAHLDGLPQREWLLERLEGLLRYDDVGFPIPVKRGERVFYYAREGREEKYRLLTRADLDSEPVTLLNPNEWDDEATLDYHVPSFDGGLAAYGVARAGDENPSVRVIDVATGVDREQDLRGRRHYGVSWLADGSGFYYSCNPAAGEVPEGEEHYWHRVYLHKLDAPADEDVLVFAHDEVKEYFHFVEVDESGEWLVGHRRNMGERSEVYLGRAGRTELRPVITGLEALYEAHVRDGFLYVLTDEDAERYRLLRAPVEEPTELEEVIGEHPADKLAEVHGIGGRLYALYEHDAHHRLVVFSAGGEELREVETPGLGMLTVGGSWAGDEVRLGFESLVSPPRRYYYDFSADETTLYNEPQIDFASGDYVLEQHWFTSRDGTRVPLFMGRPRELEPDGERAALLTGYGGFNLSRHPRWNVAAAAWLEAGGVYVSANLRGGGEYGRSWHEAGMKENKQNVFDDFLAAAQWLVDENYTRPERLAISGRSNGGLLVGAALTQRPELFGAVFCGVPLLDMLRYHLFGLANIWAAEYGSAAHPEQFEYLVVYSPYHNVEDGAAYPPVLITGGDNDARVAPLHARKMVARLQAADPEGGPFLLQPLRASGHLGGTTLSVQIAQLADPQAFLMHHAGLTRPGAEG